atctggactttcagaaggcatttgacacggtccctcaccaaaggctactgaagaaactccacagtcagggaattagaggacatgtcctctcgtggattgagaactggttgaagaccaggaaacagagagtgggtgtcaatgggcaattttcacaatggaaagaagtgaaaagcggtgtgctctaaggatctgtcctgggactggtgcttttcaacctcttcataaatgacctggagacaggggtgagcagtgacgTGGCttagtttgcagatgacaccaaacttttctgagtggtgaagaccagaagtgattgtgaggagctccagaaggatctctccagactggcagaatgggcagcaaaatggcagatgtgcttcaatgtcagtaagtgtaaagtcatgcacattggggcaaaaaatcaaaacttcacgtataggctgatgggttctaagctgtctgcgacagatcaggagagagatcttggggtggtgctggacaggtcgatgaaagtgtcgacccaatgtgcggcggcagtgaagaaggccaattctatgcttgggatcattagaaaaggtattgagaacaaaacggctaatattataataccgttgtacaaatctatggtaaggccacacctggagtattgtgtccagttctggtcgccgcatctcaaaaaagacatagtggaaatggaaaaggtgcaaaagagggcaactaagatgattgctgggctggggcaccttccttatggggaaaggctatggtgtttgggcctcttcagcctagaaaagagacgcctgaggggggacatgattgagacatacaaaattatgcaggggatggacagagtggatagggagatgctctttacactctcacataacaccagaaccaggagacatccactgaaattgagtgttgggagagttaggacagacaaaagaaaatatttctttacttggtgtgtggttggtctgtggaactccttgccacaggatgtggtgatggcatctggcctggacgcctttaaaaggggattggacaagtttctggaggaaaaatccattatggggtacaagccatgatgtgtatgcgcaaccttctgattttagaaatgggctacgtcagaatgccagatgcaagggagggcaccaggatgaggtctcttgttatctggtgtgctccctggggcatttggtggccgctgtgagatacaggaagctggactagatgggcctatggcctgatccagcggggctgttctgatgttcttaactacaattcccaggaggccttgcaggtctcttgttattaggtgtgctccctggggcatttggtgggccgctgtgagatccaggaagctggactagatgggcctatggcctgatccagtggggctgctcttatgttcttatgctccctggggcatttggtggccgctgtgagatccaggaagctggactagatgggcctatggcctgatccagtggggctgttcttatgttcttaactacaattcccaggaagccttgcaggtctcttgttatctggtgtgctccctggggcatttggtgggccgctgtgagatacaggaagctggactagatgggcctatggcctgatccagtggggctgttcttaacagTGGTGAGACACAGGTAGCTCCCGGGGACTGGGAGACACACTGAAGATGTTTGACAGGCACACGAGATGGACGTTGGTTGCCAGGTCTTGCACTGGCCGTTACAAAGGGCTATGACACattttatttctatctctaagattctacagaccttgtctgtgaacctggggccccacaaaaaaatgtttccaactgagtcccgcagcttctaaggctggccctgaggTTCGGGTTGTATAAGGGAGCCTGAAGATAGCAGGATCAGGCACCAGTCCCCAGAGTCCCTCTCCTTCCAGCATCTTATAGAATTCATTAGTTGTCCTTCCCTTAACCATGGCTTTATTAATGGGACCTGAGGCTGTATTGCTCtgcacacttaactgggaatTGGCCTCCATGAATGCTGTGGGAATCCCTCAGGAGACAGAGATGTGACTCCCTACAGAATGCACCTTGTTGCATTTTGGTTATCTTGCTTGCATTTTGAACAAGGACTGGTTGTGCCTCTTTCTACAAATGGTTCTGGAGGGCTTGGCTGAGGGTACTCAGATCttgctgtttttatgtatttGGGAAGTCTCTCACGATTGATTCCCCACCCAGGCTCTGCTCTCAAGAACAAGGGTGCAGGAGGAGACAGTGGAGAGTCGTGGTCTGGTTTATTCTGTAGTTTTCAGTGCTAGGCAGCCCTGGATTAAGCAAAATAAGCATGTGCTTAGGGCATGAAGGGAAGGACGGCACCACAGAGGTTTTTCCAGTTCCAGATTCACCATGGACCATGGTGCAAAAATAGCAGTTAACTGAAACAAAATCTGGAGAAAGATGGGAGAATCACTGAACTCAAAATATAGTAATTTGAAATATATTTCAATCAAAAAAGAGTGTATTTTTTACCAAATTCTGTTTTAAAGCACCAAATGGCTTAAGAAAATAcaataatttaaattaaaatagtTAGTCTTTAAAATAACATAATTGCATGCTATTCGCAATTCAAAATTTAAAGATTTaactatttttttaattgcagttttGGGGGGCACTGTACATACACAtgacatatacatatatattactATTAATATTATAATAGTTTTGAAGAGGTTAATAATAATGCATTTAACCCTATGAGTAATCTTGTATGATTTGATACATACCTTAATTTGCTCTACTATTCTTAAACACTTTACAGCCTTTTAATCATAGTGTATCAGATCTCCCGGCCAATCAGAATCAAGAAACGTATCACCTGATTGGTTATTTGCAAAGGTCCTGCATTTtcagtttgaaaaagaaaatgtgcatacAGTGTCTGCTAGGGTGTGTTTTGTTCACTATATACCGTATTATGTTGATCTTTGGTAATGAGCTACTCTGTTTATTGGTCTCCTGTTGTCATGCAGTAATACAGAACAGCTGTCCCTTTATTGGATTTAGAGTTGTCTGTGCATTCTCAATTTAACATTACCTTTTAACGCAGTGGGTTTGGCTTGTGCCTGCCATATTCAGATGTCAACATTCTCTCTCCTCTCACTTTAGGATCACTTTGGAGAAACATGGTCTCTGCGTCCGCATGCCAGGGGACCTGACTCTTCTCCCGCAAGACATCCAGGAGCTAATTGCGAAAATTGAGCTGGCAACAAGCCAATATAATTTGTGAGTTTGGCCCTGATTCCTTGCACTGCCTTTCGTGTACAGGCTTGTTGATTTCTACCTAGGCTCCTTATCAACGTCTATCAATATCAAGACCAGGTTAGGGCTAAGGGTTAGGGCTAAGGGTTAGGGctaagactgcacttgctcccggtatggaagggattgtcactcccgaattggccttttcagccacactagacgatgttccaaaaccacctttcagagcgtgataccagagtcttttgagactgaaggttgccaacatcatcaatatgtaatttatattaaaatgtgctcagCTCCATTttgatccattaactcacatgccaTTTAAGCatatttttttattgctttccattctacccagAAATAAAAGGTCTATGGTAAATATTATTTATGTCTCTaaaattctacagaccttggctgtgaaccagCTGGCGCCCCGCAAAAACTGTTTCcatttgggccccacagctcctcagGCCGACCCTGATTACAGCCCTCCAGAAAGGCTGTCTGGCAGTCCTCGTTCCTCAGCCAGTGGGCAGAGTGTCCTTCCCTTTGCTTCTTTGGTCCCAGAACAACAGGCAGGGAGCTCCCAGTTCTTCCTGGCTGGGAGTGGGGGAAGATTCATATGGTTTGCTCCCACTCCATGGATCGCCAGAGCCAGGCTGATCTTCCCAGCTGCCCTGGGATGGAACTCCCCTATCCTGTCCTCCCAGTGTCTGTAAGGAAGCAGCATCCCTCACTGGACTACTTCCTCTCAcctccttctttccttttttaaaggtgTTTCCTGAACATCTGCTTGGCGTACACGTCCAGAGATGAGATTAACCACGCGGTGCAAGAGCTGGCCTGGGGTGTCGAGCAAGGACTGCTTCAGCCCAGGTGACCTTGGCAAGAGGGGCACAGGGCCAGTCTCCCTCCCGCTtgagcaggatgctggacttgatggaactctgggcctgatccggcagggcctTGGCCGACTGGTTGCACATCTTGCTGATAGATAGATAAGTGTGGCTTTACCAAGAAGAGTCTTCCCTTTCTCCCTTAGTGACGTGTCAGAATCGCTCATTGACAAGTGCCTCTATACCTACAAGTCTCCCCATCCGGACATCCTGATCAGAACTTCCGGAGAGGTCCGCCTTAGCGATTTCCTGCTCTGGCAGGTAAAGCCAAAGTGCAGCTCACCAGGCACCTGCTGTGTGGCAAGATCCTCCCTTGCTGGTCTGCTGGCTCCCTTTGGGAATGGCAGTGCTTTGATGCTGGGAGcctgtgggaagggcaggggaactTCCTTGCTTTGGGAAGTCTCTCCACTCAAGGCATTCAGTGGGCATAGCCCATGGTGCATTGGGGATGGTGGAAATGTCAAGGGGCTGCAGAAGGGGGCTCTTGGAGGAATCAAATGGTTCCAAGCAAGCTTGCACGTTGGCATGCTTTCCTTGAACTGTCAGGCGTGTCGGCTGGAAATGGTGGCTAAGCCCTTCTGCGCTGTCCGAAGGACCATGAGAGGGACTGGGAGCTGGGCCTGGAGGACAGTTGCTTCCCACTGCACCTTCTGGGAGCCCCAAGCCTCCACTCTCAACTTTCACCAGTGGTTCTTCCTCCTCACTgaaaggattgggggggggcagttacatTTTAACAGGTCCCCTCTTGTGTATTCTAATATGTCACCtgactgtgggctgcatctgctgacactgtggctgcaagcctaaccacactttcctgagagtaagccccattgaacaaaataggacttatgtctgagtagacctggttaggattgtgccctgtatcatCTCTGTCACCTATCTTGTGCATGTATAGTCTGTCTCAGTGTTGCTCAAGGTTTGTGCTCCGccacaccacttcacatggtccacctattcaaagtaccaccggaagtaactggcaatgacatcatcactagttagttctgggtttggaggccagaCGTGacctgacaaacaccagtaagaggctcaaggtggatgggagggtggACAAGGGTGGTgggggaaagcatgctttggagctctgcccgctgagcctcctactgctgttgatTGCCTCACGTTcaaaagagagcggctaagatgCATCACTAGTTTTTTAAACTCTGTTTCCCCCATTGTCACtagtttctcccacctctactcatTATGTATGATGAGTAGAGGCATTTTTGTTCCAGCTTGTTGATGGAATATCAACATCCTTGAGACAACTCCTGGAGACGTGTTCCTAGTCCTGGTAGCCtcttgattactgggctggggtaccttctttatgaggaaaggctacagcgtttgggcctcttcagcctagaaaagagacgcctgaggggggacatgattgagacatacaaaattatgcaggggatggatagggagatgctctttacactctcacataacaccagaaccaggggacatccactaaaattgagtgttgggagagttagaacagacaagagaaaatatttctttactcagcgtgtggttggtctgtggaactccttgccacaggatgtggtgctgacgtctagcctggacgcctttaaaaggggattggacaagtttctggaggaaaaatccattacggggtacaagccataatgtgtatgtgcaacctcctgattttagaaatgggttatgtcagaatgccaatgcaagggagggcaccaggatgaggtctcttgttatctggtgtgctccctggggcaattgttggggccgctgtgagatacaggaagctggactagatgggcctatggcctgatccatagtggggctgttcttatgttcctggtctccctgccaggcggcaggtgtccaggggtcctgtgagtatcGGCAGGCACCACTTCAAGTAGCACTGGTGGGACCCGTACcgctggctgagaaacactgaatagcaCATAAAATGATAAATGGAAGAAGAACACAGAACaatgctttttctctttttccatgTTTTCACTTACCAAAACTTGCAAAAAAAACCTCCACTAATTGCTGGTCTTGTCATTCCGACGTTCCAAGCCACTCTAAGTATCTATCAGCCCTGATGCAATGAatgtatgtgcgtgtgtgtggcaTAATACCACCCTTGAGCAATTGGTTCTGGAATAACCAGAGCAGCAGCCTTGCTCACCGTGTCCCAATCTTTTTTGGAAGGCAGCATTAAATTTCCGCATGGTTTTTCTTCCTGCAGACATCATACACCTCCTTAGCCTTCCAGCCTGCACTCTGGCCAGAGTATTCCTTCTGGAATTTATGGAAGGCCATCCTTTGGTACCAGGTGAACCACAGCGCTCTTCAGGTAATTGCCCCAGGTGAAGAAAAATAGCAAATCCAAAGCTATCCATGGGCATACTTTCCTTCAGCCCATGCTTTGCATTTGCAAGTTCTGCCTGTCTAAGTACTTGCCCACCAGTACAAGTGGCATTCTGCCACCAGGCTGGGGTGTTTCCACTGACAAGCGCAAATGGGTCAACAGCAGTGAGGACCCTGTCTGCACTGAGTGAGGTCTGAGTAGAACCATAGGGGCTCGTGCAGGAGCGGAGTCAGGTAAACCAAAGAAATGTTTACTTGCCTCTCTACCCCTGCATGATCTCTGGCTGCTCAAGGAAGCAGTGGAGCCTGTGCCAGTGTGCTCCGTGGGCAGCTTTTAGTTCGGACCGGGCCCTAAtttccactgctttgtggctctCAAGCCAGGTAAAGGTGAATGAATcttttttgtgttttaatttcagAAAGCCAGGGATGTGTACTTGGCGGAAAgaaagtggcagcagctggaaaATGACAAGGCACAGGTGACAGAGAAGCTGAAACAAGAAGGGTCTCCACTCCGAGATCCTCAGGCCCGGCAGCTGCTCTTACAAGACTGCAGGGCTAAACGGGAGGAGAGAATCCAGGATTTCTTGCAAGCCCTGGAACGCAAGAGAGGGGACTTTCTGGAGAAACTGGTTTCAGCATCTGCATGATGAAATAGTGTGTTATAAATAAAAGGCTGAAGGCTTTCTAAGGCGAGAATCCAGTGATCAAGCAAGCGTCATTTAATTATTCCGTTTTAAGTGTCTTCTGTTGAAATGTTGAGGATGAGCCAAGTGCTATTGGGAGTTAAGAACACAGGGTGTAGTTTGACTGCCAGTTGTTGAGCAGCAGCGTTGTGATGCAAGAAGCCGGTGCTGTGCACAGAAATATAGAATAGCCAGGAAATTataggcactttgttctcatgtagtgATTGTACCTGGTATGAGCTGCATCTTTCTCCTGGTGCCTGAAAGAGTTCTTGGAGTACGATCTGTTCTTTCAAAAAGGTCTCATTGGGCACACCTAGAACATGCCAGCCAGGCTCTGTGTCtgaaccctcccccccatgattggtgccacagcagccacactggcagagcaggtgctgcatccagtgatggGAGGCAGCGATCGTACAGCCAGCAGGAGTTAAGTAAAAATTAAGTCCCAGTAGGCAGCCCaatggcctatgggtcttctcagacctgtgccagctgttagGCTGGCGTaggtctaaggagagaaaaggggcagagcaGCTTGGAAAGGAGGGGTAAGATCTGTGCCCTGGGGAACATCCCATAGTCCCTTTGGGCCTCCTTAGTcctttgccagctattttgcaccTTCTGGATCCCTGCTAACCCCTCGCCTTATTGAACCAGGCTCTCAGCAGGGATGCAGGCACTGTGCCAGTCAAGACACCCATGCACAAGCACCAGGCTAGTGGCAGAAATCTCTCTAGGAAAAAGACTGGGTCCTTGGGCCTGGCAACACTTCACCTTATCTAAGCACTAAGCAACACCCCTCTCTCAACCAAGTATTCACAACCCTCTCAACCCACTCAGCCAGACCTCCCTGGGCTGATCATCTGAGCCTTGCTGGGCAGCTATCAAGGCAACAGGCGGCCAGTCTAATGCTCCAAAGAATCCCGTCCACATTCTCAGGCCATATAAACTGAGAAGAGCCCCAAATTACTGGACAAGCAGTTTCCTGGGGAGCCTCCACAGACAGTTAATGTAGAATTCAAGTCAAAGAGGATGCGAATGGTTTTTTTCCACAAGATGCCTAGCAAACTCCTCAAAGCTGGTCGCAGAGCAATCCTTTCGATCAGCCTGTGAGGCCAGATGTATGTTACAGGCTTCAAATTACATGCAAAAATGCCACTGGACAACAATCTGCAGtcacaatggtggcagagaacaAAGATCGCTGCTGTCACCACCACGGAGTAGGCACTATAATGAGGTCTAACCCTTGTTAGGGTGTGTAAGAAAAATAGTTATCTTCATCTTTCTAAAACCTATGTGTGGAGGGGGTGGTCAGTGGTCAACAGCAGGGacttgcggtgggtggggaggc
This sequence is a window from Tiliqua scincoides isolate rTilSci1 chromosome 10, rTilSci1.hap2, whole genome shotgun sequence. Protein-coding genes within it:
- the LOC136661379 gene encoding dehydrodolichyl diphosphate synthase complex subunit DHDDS-like isoform X1 — encoded protein: MAWIQDKELTFWERLGSRVIRAGPMPRHIAFIMDGNRRFAEKLKMKTLEGHSHGFAKLTELTGWCLKLGIREVTVYAFSIENFKRSKEEVDGLMELARKMFTRLLEEQITLEKHGLCVRMPGDLTLLPQDIQELIAKIELATSQYNLCFLNICLAYTSRDEINHAVQELAWGVEQGLLQPSDVSESLIDKCLYTYKSPHPDILIRTSGEVRLSDFLLWQTSYTSLAFQPALWPEYSFWNLWKAILWYQVNHSALQKARDVYLAERKWQQLENDKAQVTEKLKQEGSPLRDPQARQLLLQDCRAKREERIQDFLQALERKRGDFLEKLVSASA
- the LOC136661379 gene encoding dehydrodolichyl diphosphate synthase complex subunit DHDDS-like isoform X2 produces the protein MAWIQDKELTFWERLGSRVIRAGPMPRHIAFIMDGNRRFAEKLKMKTLEGHSHGFAKLTELTGWCLKLGIREVTVYAFSIENFKRSKEEVDGLMELARKMFTRLLEEQITLEKHGLCVRMPGDLTLLPQDIQELIAKIELATSQYNLCFLNICLAYTSRDEINHAVQELAWGVEQGLLQPSDVSESLIDKCLYTYKSPHPDILIRTSGEVRLSDFLLWQKARDVYLAERKWQQLENDKAQVTEKLKQEGSPLRDPQARQLLLQDCRAKREERIQDFLQALERKRGDFLEKLVSASA